In one window of Frigoriglobus tundricola DNA:
- a CDS encoding STAS domain-containing protein, with product MKLTYKPLPNDEVLRVVCEGPVSVRGRAPGSEPLQELLGPRCYKQKVVLNLERADGMDTSGLTWLVKIAGHFVTGGGRLLVYGFSPTIRHTLEVLGMIGTIPLASSEALAIEAANRPAEAGAPENGAYRTPNRVFPSDPPPG from the coding sequence ATGAAGTTGACGTACAAACCGCTGCCGAACGACGAAGTTCTCCGCGTCGTTTGTGAGGGGCCGGTGTCGGTCCGGGGCCGCGCGCCGGGCTCCGAGCCGCTCCAGGAGCTGCTCGGCCCGCGCTGCTACAAGCAAAAAGTGGTGCTGAACCTGGAGCGCGCCGACGGCATGGACACGAGCGGCCTGACCTGGCTGGTCAAGATCGCCGGCCACTTCGTTACCGGCGGCGGGCGGCTCCTCGTCTACGGCTTCAGCCCGACGATCCGGCACACGCTGGAGGTGCTGGGCATGATCGGCACGATCCCCCTGGCGTCGAGCGAGGCGCTGGCGATCGAGGCGGCGAACCGGCCGGCCGAGGCGGGCGCCCCCGAGAACGGCGCGTACCGCACCCCGAACCGGGTGTTCCCCAGCGACCCGCCGCCCGGCTGA
- a CDS encoding PAC2 family protein, translating to MPDTPTLNRPWLIAVWPGMGHVALNAGVYLLAKLEMTAVAEFEGGDLFDVGQVEVKGGVIQPARRPRNRFFVWTDPEHRHDLVVFLGEAQPPVGKLPFCRQVIDYALGLGVERVVTFAAMATQMRPEHPSRVFGAATDEKGVTELRGHGLTVLEDGNIGGLNGVLLGAAAAAGLRGTCLLGEMPQVFAQVPFPKASLAILEAFTTLTGVGVDMTELAEQSKAVEDQLGELLSRVEDQYGQPPGDDEGADEDDEEEGEFAAEDDSEPPERVAPGTREGVEYRYEGPDEPVQLPSVARIEELFARAAEDRSKAFELKRELDRLGLFKRYEDRFLDLFKHEA from the coding sequence ATGCCCGACACCCCGACACTCAACCGCCCGTGGCTCATCGCCGTGTGGCCCGGAATGGGGCACGTCGCGCTCAACGCGGGCGTGTACCTGCTCGCCAAACTCGAAATGACGGCCGTGGCCGAGTTCGAGGGCGGCGACCTGTTCGACGTGGGCCAGGTGGAAGTGAAGGGCGGCGTGATCCAGCCGGCCCGCCGCCCGCGGAACCGGTTCTTCGTCTGGACCGACCCGGAGCACCGGCACGACCTCGTCGTGTTCCTCGGCGAGGCGCAGCCGCCCGTGGGCAAGTTGCCGTTCTGCCGCCAGGTGATCGACTACGCGCTGGGGCTCGGGGTCGAGCGGGTGGTCACGTTCGCCGCGATGGCCACGCAGATGCGGCCGGAGCACCCGTCGCGCGTGTTCGGTGCGGCCACCGACGAGAAGGGGGTGACCGAGCTCCGCGGTCACGGGCTGACGGTTCTGGAGGACGGTAACATCGGCGGGCTGAACGGCGTGCTCCTGGGCGCCGCCGCGGCCGCCGGGTTGCGCGGGACCTGCCTCCTGGGCGAGATGCCGCAGGTGTTCGCCCAGGTGCCGTTCCCGAAGGCGTCGCTGGCCATCCTCGAAGCGTTCACCACGCTCACGGGGGTGGGGGTCGATATGACCGAGCTGGCGGAGCAGTCCAAGGCGGTGGAGGACCAGCTCGGCGAACTCCTGAGCCGGGTCGAGGACCAGTACGGTCAGCCGCCGGGCGACGACGAGGGCGCCGACGAGGACGACGAGGAGGAAGGTGAGTTCGCGGCGGAGGACGACAGCGAGCCCCCGGAACGGGTCGCGCCGGGCACGCGGGAGGGCGTCGAGTACCGCTACGAAGGGCCGGACGAGCCGGTCCAGCTCCCGTCCGTGGCGCGGATCGAGGAGCTGTTCGCGCGGGCGGCAGAGGACCGGTCGAAGGCGTTCGAGTTGAAACGCGAACTCGATCGCCTGGGCCTGTTCAAGCGGTACGAGGATCGGTTCCTGGACCTGTTCAAGCACGAGGCGTGA